One genomic window of Luteitalea pratensis includes the following:
- a CDS encoding VOC family protein, translating to MAIIGAHALLYTSDPNALRAMLRDAFGFKHVDAGEGWLIFALPPAELGVHPADGPTFESGVRHQLTFMCDDIHATIRDLRSKGVKVNGEPKDQGFGITVMLGLPGGVEVMLYEPHHATALEGASR from the coding sequence ATGGCGATCATTGGCGCGCATGCCCTGCTGTACACGTCTGATCCGAACGCCCTTCGTGCCATGCTTCGCGACGCCTTCGGGTTCAAGCATGTGGATGCGGGGGAGGGTTGGCTGATCTTTGCGTTACCGCCCGCAGAGCTCGGTGTGCATCCTGCAGACGGTCCGACGTTCGAATCCGGTGTGCGCCATCAGCTCACGTTCATGTGCGACGACATTCACGCGACGATTCGCGATCTTCGGTCGAAGGGCGTCAAGGTGAACGGTGAACCAAAAGACCAAGGCTTCGGCATCACCGTCATGCTGGGTCTGCCGGGCGGCGTCGAGGTGATGCTGTACGAACCGCATCACGCAACAGCCCTCGAAGGCGCCTCGCGCTGA
- a CDS encoding sensor histidine kinase, whose translation MAVRVDALWNGVPLFLTQLSETLRLEMTAEPFSSVAIQESATKHGADLWALGFTISEVVHVYGDICQAVTQLAERQFAPITVQEFRVLNRSLDAAIANAVTEYSRITADRTSRAETERLGQLAHELRNHAHTALLSFAVLKGGAVAVNGSTATVLGRSLMSLRGLIDSTISEVRLAAPVKARERTVLRDFLTDVIASASLLAEHHGATLAMESVDSALAIDADPQLLASALMNLLQNAFKFSRPGGHVVVRARAADFRVTIEIEDECGGIVEDDILFRAFSKRHGQDRSGLGLGLSIARHAVQAHGGDIQVRNLPGKGCVFAVDLPVAECPTAALA comes from the coding sequence ATGGCCGTCCGCGTGGATGCGCTGTGGAACGGTGTTCCGCTCTTTCTGACCCAACTCTCGGAGACGCTGCGATTGGAGATGACGGCTGAGCCATTTTCGTCCGTCGCGATCCAGGAGAGCGCGACGAAGCACGGCGCAGACCTGTGGGCACTCGGGTTCACCATCAGTGAAGTGGTCCATGTGTACGGCGACATCTGCCAGGCTGTCACGCAACTCGCGGAAAGGCAGTTCGCGCCGATCACGGTCCAGGAATTCCGAGTCCTCAATCGATCCCTCGATGCCGCCATTGCGAACGCGGTGACCGAGTATTCGCGAATCACGGCGGACCGTACATCGCGGGCCGAAACGGAACGCCTCGGGCAACTGGCGCACGAACTGCGGAATCATGCCCACACGGCGTTGCTATCGTTCGCTGTGCTCAAGGGTGGTGCGGTCGCCGTCAATGGAAGTACCGCGACGGTTCTCGGCCGCAGTTTGATGAGCCTACGTGGGTTGATCGACAGCACGATCTCTGAAGTGCGACTCGCCGCGCCGGTGAAGGCGAGAGAGCGAACCGTCCTTCGAGATTTCCTGACGGACGTCATCGCCAGTGCGAGCCTTCTCGCGGAGCATCACGGGGCGACGCTCGCCATGGAGTCCGTCGATTCCGCGCTGGCGATCGACGCCGATCCCCAACTGCTCGCATCGGCATTGATGAACCTGTTGCAGAATGCGTTCAAGTTCTCGCGGCCCGGTGGTCACGTCGTTGTGCGAGCACGCGCGGCCGATTTCCGCGTGACGATCGAGATCGAGGATGAGTGCGGCGGCATTGTCGAGGACGATATTCTCTTTCGTGCATTCTCGAAACGGCACGGGCAGGACCGTTCGGGTCTCGGCCTGGGTCTATCGATTGCGCGACACGCCGTCCAAGCACACGGCGGCGATATTCAGGTCCGCAATCTTCCCGGTAAGGGTTGTGTGTTTGCAGTCGATCTGCCTGTTGCCGAATGCCCTACCGCTGCGCTCGCGTAG
- a CDS encoding TonB-dependent receptor produces the protein MRFTRIVAAAALVLAPSVTLAQSFTGTIVGTIKDSSGAAIPHATVSTTSQQTGRQDSVTADIEGRYTSLPLPPGEYRVEATLQGFKSAVRSNVVVTIASTVVVDFALEVGELTEAVEVSASTLSLETTSSTVGKLVDNRRILELPLNTRNVYSLIFLTPGVAGTIGNNYNSMSYSVNGARPTMMDTVIDGVTASFPTVNGFTGISVFPSVDAIQEFKVMGANYPAEYGRSLGSILNVVYKSGSNDFHGSAYEFFRDSAFDENNYFSEKAGTPLGDFQRSQFGGVAGGPIRRGKTFFMTSYEGLRQDSASETTTTVPTLAQRNGDFSQTFAQNGQLIRIFDPFTTRPNPSGSGFIRDPFQNNVIPADRMDPVARQVLNYYPLPNQPGNSVTGAQNYFATGTAKLNVDNIDARIDHNFSEKARSFFRYSYRKTFSSPAEFFPEDLTIAEGRVNEQNLAHNAVIDYSRTLSNTTQMNARLGFARTLFLFDNQGLGFKPSSLGLPVSIDQNVDREMFPRFGVSGMVSLGGNDHRYNAFMSYTAAASLTKSRGPHTLKGGFEGRMLRVNVWEARSAGTFNFRANETQGPNPNTASSTAGYGFASLLLGFGQPNDVLIQNWKNVASNSFYWAFYAQDDWRVNSRLTLNLGVRYDIDVPRTERYDRMNYFDPDAPSPLAQQVPGFPNLQGGVVFVGVDGNSRYQYNWDTNNIAPRLGASYQLNDKTVVRAGYSHMFGPSNQGAQGTVGPFGFRTENLWVTSIDGITPYNLLHDPYPNGFVPSPGSSQGLLTQAGANLQAPLQDTPSPWTIQYNINVQRELPWGLFVEAAYVGTRGYDLSIAGEGGLSLNQLDPQYMALGSQLNQQVPNPFYGIVNNGVLTSSTVSRGQLLRPYPQFTDIVPLYAAGAKSRYNALQLTGRKRLSRGFMFEGSYTFAKAEEMGMNHQNSYDIDASMALASYDINHRFVLSYLYEIPVGRERRFFANAPTVVNAIIGDWQFNGITTFQTGTPLSITANNTAGLFGARTQPNTTGADPRLDGPVEDRLNRYFDTSVYSQPAAFSFGNEPIFSPILRAHGVRNVDLSLFKTFDITARLRAQFRVEALNAFNRVQFSAPNTSVTSSSFGVITGQANAPRQLQFGVKMLW, from the coding sequence ATGCGTTTCACCCGCATCGTGGCGGCAGCCGCGCTCGTTCTGGCTCCGTCGGTTACGTTGGCTCAGTCGTTCACCGGCACGATCGTCGGCACGATCAAGGACTCCAGCGGCGCCGCCATCCCGCATGCCACCGTCAGTACCACCAGCCAGCAGACCGGACGGCAGGATTCGGTCACCGCCGATATCGAGGGACGCTACACCTCGCTCCCGCTACCGCCTGGGGAGTACCGCGTCGAGGCGACCCTGCAGGGCTTCAAATCCGCCGTACGCTCGAATGTCGTCGTGACGATCGCCTCCACGGTCGTCGTTGATTTTGCGCTGGAAGTAGGCGAGCTCACGGAAGCCGTGGAAGTCAGCGCCAGTACGCTGTCACTGGAGACCACGTCGAGTACCGTCGGCAAACTCGTCGACAACCGGCGCATCCTGGAGTTGCCGCTCAACACCCGCAACGTCTACTCGCTCATCTTCCTGACGCCGGGGGTCGCCGGTACGATCGGCAACAACTACAACTCGATGAGCTACAGCGTGAACGGCGCGCGGCCGACGATGATGGATACCGTCATCGACGGGGTGACGGCGTCGTTCCCGACAGTCAACGGCTTCACCGGCATCTCGGTGTTCCCCTCGGTCGACGCCATCCAGGAGTTCAAGGTGATGGGCGCGAACTACCCGGCGGAATACGGCCGCAGTCTGGGCAGCATCCTCAACGTCGTCTACAAGTCGGGCTCGAACGACTTCCACGGCAGCGCCTACGAGTTCTTCCGGGACTCCGCGTTCGACGAGAACAACTACTTCTCGGAGAAGGCAGGCACGCCGCTCGGCGACTTTCAGCGCAGCCAGTTCGGCGGCGTCGCGGGCGGTCCGATCCGACGTGGGAAGACCTTCTTCATGACCTCGTACGAAGGGCTGCGCCAGGACAGCGCGTCGGAAACGACCACGACCGTGCCGACGCTCGCGCAACGCAACGGCGACTTCTCGCAGACGTTCGCGCAAAACGGCCAGCTGATTCGCATCTTCGATCCGTTCACGACGCGGCCGAACCCGTCGGGCAGCGGCTTCATTCGCGATCCATTCCAGAACAACGTGATTCCGGCCGATCGCATGGATCCGGTGGCGCGACAGGTGCTGAACTACTATCCGCTGCCCAATCAACCCGGGAATTCCGTGACCGGGGCGCAGAACTATTTCGCGACCGGCACCGCCAAACTGAACGTCGACAACATCGACGCGCGCATCGACCACAACTTCTCCGAGAAGGCGCGGTCGTTCTTCCGCTACTCCTACCGCAAGACATTCAGCTCGCCGGCGGAGTTCTTCCCTGAAGACCTCACCATCGCGGAAGGCCGCGTCAACGAGCAGAACCTCGCGCACAACGCGGTGATCGACTACAGCCGGACACTCTCGAACACGACGCAGATGAACGCGCGCCTCGGCTTCGCGCGCACGCTGTTCCTCTTCGACAACCAGGGGCTCGGGTTCAAGCCGTCGAGCCTTGGGCTGCCGGTGTCGATCGATCAGAACGTCGATCGCGAGATGTTTCCGCGCTTCGGCGTCAGCGGCATGGTGTCGCTCGGCGGCAACGACCATCGCTACAACGCGTTCATGAGCTACACCGCGGCGGCGAGCCTCACGAAATCGCGCGGGCCGCACACGCTGAAAGGCGGTTTCGAGGGGCGCATGCTGCGCGTGAACGTGTGGGAGGCGCGCAGCGCCGGCACGTTCAACTTCCGCGCCAACGAAACGCAGGGACCCAATCCGAACACCGCGAGCAGCACGGCGGGCTATGGGTTCGCGTCGCTGCTTCTCGGGTTCGGGCAGCCGAACGACGTGCTGATTCAGAACTGGAAGAACGTGGCGTCCAACAGCTTCTATTGGGCGTTCTACGCGCAGGACGACTGGCGCGTGAACTCCCGGCTGACGCTGAACCTCGGGGTGCGCTACGACATCGACGTGCCGCGCACGGAGCGCTACGACCGGATGAACTATTTCGATCCGGATGCGCCGTCGCCGCTGGCGCAACAAGTGCCCGGGTTCCCCAACCTGCAGGGCGGTGTCGTGTTCGTCGGCGTCGACGGCAACAGCCGCTATCAGTACAACTGGGACACCAACAACATCGCCCCGCGTCTCGGTGCCTCCTATCAGCTGAACGACAAGACCGTGGTGCGGGCCGGCTACAGCCACATGTTCGGGCCGTCGAATCAGGGCGCGCAGGGCACGGTCGGGCCGTTCGGCTTCCGCACCGAGAACCTGTGGGTGACCTCGATCGACGGCATTACGCCGTACAACCTGCTGCATGATCCGTATCCCAACGGCTTCGTGCCCTCGCCGGGATCGTCGCAGGGGCTGCTCACGCAGGCGGGCGCCAACCTGCAGGCGCCACTGCAGGACACGCCGTCGCCGTGGACGATTCAGTACAACATCAACGTCCAGCGCGAGCTGCCCTGGGGACTCTTCGTCGAGGCCGCCTACGTCGGCACGCGCGGCTATGACCTGTCGATTGCGGGCGAAGGCGGCCTCAGCCTGAACCAGCTCGATCCGCAGTACATGGCGCTCGGCTCACAGCTCAATCAGCAGGTTCCCAACCCCTTCTACGGCATCGTCAACAACGGCGTACTGACGTCGTCGACGGTGAGCCGCGGGCAACTGTTGCGACCCTACCCGCAGTTCACCGACATCGTGCCGCTCTACGCGGCGGGCGCGAAGTCGCGCTACAACGCGTTGCAGCTCACCGGACGCAAGCGACTCTCGCGCGGGTTCATGTTCGAGGGGTCGTATACCTTCGCCAAAGCCGAGGAGATGGGCATGAACCATCAGAACAGCTACGACATCGACGCGAGCATGGCGTTGGCGTCGTACGACATCAACCACCGCTTCGTGCTGAGCTATCTCTACGAAATCCCCGTCGGCCGCGAGCGGCGATTCTTCGCCAACGCGCCGACGGTGGTGAACGCGATCATCGGCGACTGGCAGTTCAACGGGATCACGACGTTCCAGACGGGGACGCCGCTGTCGATCACGGCGAACAACACGGCGGGGCTGTTCGGCGCGCGCACACAGCCCAACACCACCGGCGCGGACCCGCGGTTGGACGGTCCGGTCGAGGATCGCCTCAACCGCTATTTCGACACGAGCGTCTACAGCCAGCCGGCGGCGTTTTCGTTCGGCAACGAGCCGATCTTCTCGCCGATCCTCCGCGCGCATGGCGTCCGCAACGTTGATCTCTCGCTCTTCAAGACCTTCGACATCACGGCTCGGCTGAGAGCACAGTTCCGTGTCGAAGCGCTCAACGCGTTCAACCGGGTGCAGTTCTCCGCGCCCAACACCAGCGTCACGTCCTCCTCGTTCGGCGTCATCACCGGGCAGGCCAACGCGCCACGGCAGCTGCAGTTCGGCGTGAAGATGCTCTGGTAA
- a CDS encoding HAD family acid phosphatase has product MPELPRRWLVFIALFSMACGGARSAPPATAPPPIASSAAAALPARDPDAIRWVRDAAEYRAAVMQVYRQATARVEAEAAARKAGTWAVVLDADETVISNLTYQVERSRAGLAYSPESWREWVSRRAATPLPGAAAFLARVHDLGGRIAIVTNRLQSECEDTIAVFRLHALQYDAVLCRSDGGPSDKNPRFEAVAAGQTTAGAGPLAVVAFIGDNILDFPQASQASARGNAASLDAFGVRFFVIPNPMYGSWQ; this is encoded by the coding sequence ATGCCCGAGTTGCCTCGCCGATGGCTCGTCTTCATTGCTCTCTTCTCCATGGCGTGCGGGGGCGCGCGGAGTGCTCCGCCCGCCACGGCGCCTCCCCCCATTGCGTCGTCAGCCGCCGCAGCGCTGCCCGCGCGCGATCCGGACGCGATCCGCTGGGTGCGAGATGCCGCCGAGTATCGTGCAGCGGTGATGCAGGTCTATCGTCAGGCGACGGCGCGGGTGGAGGCTGAAGCGGCGGCGCGTAAAGCGGGGACGTGGGCAGTCGTGCTCGACGCAGACGAGACCGTGATCTCGAACCTCACGTATCAAGTGGAGCGGTCGCGCGCGGGACTGGCGTATTCACCAGAGAGCTGGCGTGAATGGGTGAGCCGCCGAGCGGCGACGCCACTGCCCGGCGCTGCGGCCTTCCTCGCGCGCGTCCACGACCTTGGCGGACGCATCGCGATCGTTACCAACCGGCTGCAGTCAGAGTGCGAGGATACTATCGCGGTGTTTCGCCTGCACGCGCTCCAGTACGATGCGGTGCTGTGCCGTAGTGACGGCGGTCCTTCCGACAAGAATCCACGCTTCGAGGCTGTTGCTGCCGGCCAAACTACCGCTGGCGCGGGTCCGCTCGCCGTTGTCGCCTTCATCGGTGACAACATCCTCGACTTCCCACAGGCCAGCCAGGCGTCGGCGCGAGGGAACGCGGCAAGCCTCGATGCCTTCGGCGTGCGCTTCTTTGTGATCCCGAATCCCATGTACGGCAGCTGGCAGTGA
- a CDS encoding beta-lactamase hydrolase domain-containing protein: MPHVLFRAAALAVLIVTLALPAAGQRIVGTAQTGPAAGPIILPNEGLFQARFASVGDDLFIAGQPTEAALRELSAKGVTTVVNLRMPEEMAKVGFDEAALIKELGLAYVHIPMRGTKENPYAPSDLDRFATTLASARGKVLLHCTVAWRASHLWAAYLIQYRKVPVTTALTQARDQSSR, from the coding sequence ATGCCACACGTCCTGTTTCGTGCTGCGGCCTTGGCCGTGTTGATCGTGACCCTTGCGCTACCAGCCGCTGGCCAGCGCATCGTCGGAACCGCCCAAACTGGGCCCGCGGCGGGCCCGATTATCCTGCCGAACGAAGGTCTATTCCAGGCGAGGTTCGCCAGCGTTGGCGACGACTTGTTCATCGCCGGCCAGCCGACTGAAGCGGCGCTGCGCGAGCTCAGTGCCAAAGGCGTGACCACCGTCGTCAACCTGCGAATGCCGGAAGAGATGGCCAAGGTCGGCTTCGACGAGGCGGCATTGATCAAGGAGCTCGGCCTCGCTTACGTGCACATCCCGATGCGCGGGACGAAGGAGAACCCCTACGCGCCGTCCGATCTCGATCGTTTCGCGACGACGCTGGCCTCGGCGCGAGGAAAGGTACTGCTCCACTGCACGGTGGCATGGCGGGCCAGCCATCTTTGGGCGGCGTATCTGATCCAGTACCGCAAGGTGCCCGTGACGACAGCGTTGACGCAGGCCCGCGATCAATCTTCGCGATGA
- a CDS encoding alpha-L-arabinofuranosidase C-terminal domain-containing protein — protein sequence MRRRAFLEQSGMAAAGLTLSGALGNGANAAAQGLNPNALVINPVLGFELSPYLYMQFMEPLGATDGSVEAAWDHLAEQWRDDVVAVTKELGPPMMRWGGIFADFYRWREGVGPREARPPMVNLLWGGVESNQIGTGEFVDFCRRVGADPLICVNFESDGRQQYKKYRTSVRTADAAEAAAWVSYCNGASNAERNGHGIDAPLGVRHWQIGNETSYDRNGFDVETAGRKTVEFANAMRTADPAIQIIGWGDSGWAARMAEIAGEHLQFLAFHHMFDPDNPRQPVLRGEAYRRDPDAAWDQLMKAWETADAKIKTVRQSLGAHKIPLAMTECHFAIPGRDRGDVVASWAAGVSYARILNNHERHGDVLKIATAADFCGTRWQNNAVIIPTPRNNNKAYLQPVARVMRLYRHHSGTHAIQVRRTPEGLDVTASRRGETVYLHVANTLRTKSVSATIQIEGQTARAGRVFEIADDPMVELSYLNSADAMKTAEKPLPAGGSWEFPAASVSAVEIPIA from the coding sequence ATGCGAAGACGGGCTTTTCTCGAGCAATCCGGAATGGCGGCCGCTGGCCTCACCCTGTCGGGAGCGCTTGGCAACGGTGCAAACGCGGCGGCGCAGGGACTCAACCCGAACGCCCTTGTCATCAACCCGGTTCTCGGCTTCGAGCTGTCCCCCTACCTGTATATGCAGTTCATGGAGCCGCTGGGGGCCACCGACGGATCCGTCGAAGCTGCGTGGGATCACCTCGCCGAGCAGTGGCGCGACGATGTGGTGGCGGTGACGAAGGAGCTTGGACCTCCGATGATGCGATGGGGCGGGATCTTCGCGGATTTCTATCGCTGGCGAGAGGGCGTCGGCCCACGTGAGGCGCGGCCGCCCATGGTCAACCTGCTGTGGGGCGGCGTCGAATCGAACCAGATCGGAACCGGCGAGTTCGTGGACTTCTGCCGGCGGGTGGGTGCCGATCCCCTCATCTGCGTCAACTTCGAATCCGATGGGCGCCAGCAGTACAAGAAGTACAGGACTTCGGTGAGAACGGCTGACGCGGCGGAAGCTGCCGCGTGGGTGTCGTATTGCAACGGTGCTTCGAATGCAGAGCGGAACGGACACGGCATCGACGCGCCGCTCGGCGTCCGGCACTGGCAGATCGGCAACGAAACGTCGTACGATCGGAACGGCTTCGATGTCGAGACCGCCGGGCGAAAGACGGTGGAGTTTGCGAACGCCATGCGAACCGCGGACCCCGCCATTCAGATCATCGGCTGGGGAGACAGCGGCTGGGCCGCCCGCATGGCCGAAATAGCGGGCGAACACCTGCAGTTCCTGGCGTTTCATCACATGTTCGATCCGGACAACCCGCGACAGCCCGTGCTGCGAGGCGAAGCGTACCGCCGCGATCCGGACGCCGCATGGGATCAGTTGATGAAGGCCTGGGAAACGGCCGACGCGAAGATCAAGACGGTTCGCCAGAGTCTGGGCGCGCACAAGATTCCCCTGGCCATGACGGAATGTCATTTCGCGATTCCCGGACGGGACCGCGGAGACGTCGTGGCCTCGTGGGCCGCCGGCGTGTCGTACGCACGCATCCTGAACAATCATGAGCGGCACGGCGACGTCTTGAAGATTGCGACAGCGGCGGATTTTTGCGGCACGCGCTGGCAAAACAATGCGGTCATCATCCCGACGCCACGAAACAACAACAAGGCATATCTGCAGCCGGTCGCGCGCGTCATGCGACTCTATCGTCATCACTCCGGTACCCACGCCATCCAAGTGCGCCGCACCCCCGAAGGTCTCGATGTGACCGCCAGTCGGCGTGGAGAGACCGTGTATCTTCACGTGGCGAACACTCTGCGAACCAAATCGGTGAGCGCGACGATTCAGATTGAAGGGCAGACCGCTCGAGCAGGGCGCGTCTTCGAGATCGCAGACGATCCGATGGTGGAACTCTCCTATCTCAACAGCGCCGACGCCATGAAAACAGCGGAGAAGCCGCTCCCGGCCGGCGGTTCGTGGGAGTTCCCCGCGGCGTCGGTGTCTGCAGTGGAGATTCCGATTGCCTAG
- a CDS encoding BrnA antitoxin family protein: MPVNKRASRPAWRDSDDAPELTEEFFERADEYVGEKLVRRGRPPGSGTKELVSLRIDRDVLSRLRAGGRGWQTRANDILRQAVAAPTRTTRRTPTRPPTRRSKAPA; this comes from the coding sequence ATGCCCGTGAACAAGCGCGCTTCGCGTCCCGCCTGGCGTGATTCCGACGATGCGCCAGAACTGACGGAGGAGTTCTTCGAGAGGGCCGACGAGTACGTCGGCGAAAAACTGGTACGCCGTGGCCGTCCGCCAGGTAGTGGCACGAAGGAACTGGTCAGCCTTCGCATCGATCGGGATGTGCTGTCACGCCTCCGGGCTGGCGGTCGCGGTTGGCAGACACGCGCCAACGACATCCTGCGTCAAGCCGTCGCGGCGCCGACGCGCACGACGCGCCGCACACCGACCAGGCCGCCGACGCGCCGTTCGAAGGCACCAGCGTAG
- a CDS encoding BrnT family toxin, with protein MRITFDPAKRAVTLAERGLDFARATDGFADRHLTARDLRHGEEERFITLGFLDGRMVVLVWTLRGRSRRVISMRKANAREQARFASRLA; from the coding sequence GTGCGCATCACGTTCGATCCCGCCAAGCGCGCGGTCACGCTGGCTGAGCGCGGGCTCGATTTCGCTCGCGCCACCGACGGGTTCGCCGATCGCCACCTGACCGCGCGCGACTTGCGGCACGGTGAGGAAGAGCGGTTCATCACGCTGGGATTCCTTGACGGCCGGATGGTGGTGCTTGTCTGGACCCTACGCGGCAGGAGTCGCCGCGTCATCAGCATGAGGAAAGCCAATGCCCGTGAACAAGCGCGCTTCGCGTCCCGCCTGGCGTGA